TCCTCTGGTTTTTCCTGGAAACCATATGAGCCTTTGGGCCCCTGCTTTTTCTGCAAACATCAGGCCCTATCTTTCAGGCACGGCTGAGTCTTTTGACTCTGACTCTCCTGTCCCTGCGACTTCACTTACGATCAGTGATCTTTTCTCTCCGGTTCAAAGGGCAGATTACGTTGCCGATGAGGAGTCGAGCCGCGACTCGGTAACGGAGTTTGCCAGGGCGATTCCGGAACCCGCCTGCTGGATTCTTGTTGCCACCGGCATATTGGGTGTATCTCTCTTGTTTTCCGATCGTGACCCTGCGAAGGGGGAATACCTTTCCCACTGAGATCAAAATCAATACGCTTCCGTTAGCATGGAGACAGGATGAAACTTGTCTTCTGCGGAACTCCGCAATTCGCTGTACCTACGCTTGAGGCGGCGCTCGCTGCCGGGCACGAGATCGCTCTCGTTCTCACGCAGCCTGACAGGCCGGTCGGGCGCGACCAGAAGCTACAAGTCCCTCCGGTGAAACAGACTGCGTTGGCGCACGGCATTCCAGTCCTTCAGCCCGATAAGATCAAGAACAACACTGAACTTCGCGAGAGGCTTGAGGCGATCGCGCCAGATGCCATTCTTGTGGTCGCTTATGGCCGCATCATTCCGCAGTGGATGCTTGATCTTCCACGCTACGGCAACATCAACCTGCATGGTTCGCTTCTGCCGAAGTATCGAGGAGCCGCGCCAATCCAATGGACAGTTGCCAACGGCGAGACGGTTACAGGCGTGACTACAATGCGGCTTGATGCTGGACTCGACACAGGGCCTATGCTACTTGCGCAGGCCGTACCCGTCCGTGAGGATGAGACGGCCGTAGATGTGTATGAGAACCTTGCTGCGGTTGGGGCTCCGCTGATGGTGGAGACATTGCGGCGGCTGAAGGCAGGCGATCTGTTTCCTACATCGCAAGAACATGCGGTTGCATCACACGCGCCGATTCTTACCCGTGAGGATGGGAAAATCGACTTCTCTCGCACGGCAAAGCAGATCTATGATCGTTGGCGTGGTTTTCAGCCTTGGCCTGGTGCTTTTACAACATTGAATGGGAAGAAGCTGATCATCCATCGTATGCACCCGGTGGAGGAACACTCTCTGGCTGATCCTGGCGTGGTCAGGATAGAGGCATCGACTCTCTTTGTCGCTTGTGGGAGCTATACCACGCTTGTGCTCGATGAAGTGCAGCTTGAAGGAAAACGTCGTATGCTTGCTGCGGAGTTGCTGCGCGGTTATTCGATCAATTCAGGCGAGCGACTGGGGGAATAGCCTATAGGCGTTGCAAAAGCAGCAGAAACATCGCAACTGCGAGCAACACGGAGGCGGCTAGTGTTGCAGTGATATAGAGGGCTGCCACCCGTTCCTTGCCGGGCTTCGGACGGGTAATTCCCACACTCCAGATAAAGCTTTCACTTATGAGATTGGTCAATCTTCTCATTTTGCCTCCATCGATTCACTTAACAAGATGAACCAGGCCTTTCCATTGGATATGCAATTCTTGCGGTGAAAAGCCTGCGTTGCTTCTTTCCCTTCAGAGGGGCATCCTTAAAGGAGTGAAGGATGCCGGTCAAAACAGGATCTCTGTGGTTCGGGGCAATCAGCTTGTCCCCTTGCTACCCTGCTGTTCGCACGAGGGCAGGGAGCAGCCATGGCGAGGGGTGCTGCTAGAACGCCATACTATTGATCCCCTGGAACTTCCTGAGCACGAACATCATGAGCTTTGCTTGCATCTCCAGATAAGCGGCGATGATCGAATGCAATGGTGGTCCGGCGGACGTCATGGAACAGAGAATACTTTTCCTGGTTCCATCATGCTGGTCCCCGCCGGAACCCAGGATCGCGAGTTATGGCATGGTTCTTCGGAGCGGTTGATTCTTTCGCTTTCTCCTGAATTTCTGGAACAGGTGGCTGCCAACGCAGGGGCCAAGACACCTGAGTTCATCCCTCGATGGTCTCTTCAGAATGCATCTCTGCAATATCTTCTTTTCGAAATGGGACGTGAGGCGGCGGAGGGATGGCCGCTGGGTCGTCTTTACGCCGATCTAACCGCAACAAGTCTCGTCAGCTTACTCTTGCGTCACCACGCAGCCGACCCTATGGACTTCAGGACCTTGCGTGGCGGTTTACCCATGCCTCAACTTCGTCGCGCGATGGAGTACATCTCCACAAATCTCGATCGGGATTTAAACCTTGAGGAGATTGCACATGAGGTTAGCCTCAGTTCCTTTCACTTCGCTCGCGAGTTCCGTGCTTTAGCCGGGAAAACACCCTATCAATATCTTCTGGATCAACGGATGGAACGGGCCAAAGATTTGTTGAAGAATCATGTTTGGAGCATGCAAGAGATCGCCGCAATGGTGGGATTTCGTTCTCCGGTCAACTTCATCCGTACCTTCCGCCAGCGCATAGGGACGACTCCCGGCGAATGGCGGAAACATTCTTAATAACAGGAACTATCTCTGCCTTGCCCAAATCTCCCATCAAATCGAAACCAATTGCGCCTGCACGTATAGCAGCCTTTGACATTCTCTCGCAGGTTGCTGCAGGAAACGGAAACAGCGACGATCTTCTGTACTCTGCGGCAACCGCGAAGCTCTCGTCGGAGGATCGTAATCTTGCCACAGCGCTTGTTCTGGGAACGCTGCGCTGGCAGATTGCGCTTGACGCGCGCATTCAGTCGCAGCTTCAGCGACCGGATCAGCGGCTGGCTGAGCCTGTTGCTATCGCGCTTCGCCTAGGAGCATTTCAGCTTCTTCATCTCGATCGCATTCCGCCTCATGCTGCCATTAATGAGAGCGTCGAACTTACACGCTTCGGCGGCCATCCGCACGCCGCTGGAATGGTGAACGCCATTCTGCGCAAGCTCATTGGAGCGAAGCTGCCGGGCCAGTCGATCCATGAGAACGCAGCGGCGATTGCGAGGAGACTTGCCCATCCGCAGTGGATGGTCGAGCGCTGGATCAGTCAATATGGTCGCGCGGATGCGATCAAAATCTGCGAAGCCGATCAGGTTGAACCAGCGGAGCCTGTTCTCTTCAATGACAGTTCAGACACAAATCTCCCACGTATCGATGATGGCTCGAGGCTTGTTGCTGAGCTTGCTGCTGCCGCTGCTCCGCAGGTACGGCTGGTCTGGGATGCTTGCGCTGCTCCCGGAGGAAAGACGCTAATCCTTGCGCATCGACTTCCACAAGCAGAGATTCTCGCCACCGACGTAAGTTCCCGGCGACTGGCTGCAATGCGAACACGCCTTGCCAGCTACTCCTACACTGCGAAGATTCAGATGGAAGTTGTAGACGCGAGTGCGCCGGCAGACTCCAAACAGCATTTCGATTTAATTCTTGCGGATGTTCCTTGCAGCGGTACGGGAACACTGGCTAGGAACCCTGAGATTCGGCTGCGGCTTGAGCCGGATGGTCTCATCCGCCATGTTGGTCGCCAGCGCAAAATTCTTCGTTCCGCACTCTCTCGATTGGCTCTGGGCGGCCGTCTGATCTACTCTACGTGCTCGTTGGAGTCGGAGGAGTGCGAGCAGGTTGTCGAGGCTGTTCTTGCGGAGCCAGAGTTTGCTTCCTGCGTCCGTCTCCTTCCGTTGGCTCCATGGATCGATTCTCTTTCCGCTGGCGGGCTGCTGAAGAAGCCACTGAATGGGGTGGTTCGTGGTAACGCTCTCCGCACTCTACCTGGAGTTCATTCGGGAGATGGCTTTTTCGCCGCACTCATGGAACGGATTTGCTAAATCAATCAGTGTGTGAGCGAGATCTGCACCGTATCGCCACGCGTTACACGATGGCCTGCGAGCGGGATCTGCGCTACGACGATCCCGGGAGTCATAGGCATCATGGGGGCCGACGCACCCCCCGTTGGAGCTGACTGGGGCGTTGTAGGAGTTACGTCTTCTGCGCTTACAATCCGCAGCCCTGCGGCTCCTGCCCGTGCATATGCTCCTGAAATGGTAAGGCCGACGAGCGAAGGCATCACGTACGCGGCGGTTGTGTCTTCTGTCGAATCATTCAGCAAAATACTGACGCGCGGACGGTCGACGCCTTCAGCTCCAGGAGCAGGACTCTGCGCCAAGACCACGCCTGCCGAGCCTGGCATCGCAACATGGCCAACGGTTCCTAACTCAAGGCCCAGTCTCCGCAGATTAATGGACGCGGCACGTTCGCCTTCGCCTTGCAGATTGGGGATTGAAACCTGTTGTGTACCCAGGCTTTCGGTGACTCGTACAGGCCACTGTCGCCGAACCGTCGCACCCACAACTGGATACTGTGCCAGCACTTGTCCTGCGGGGATATCGGGGGAATAGAAGCGATTCTCAAGCTGTAAGCGCAAACCCATCGAGCTGGTCTTTCGGCTGGCCTCTGCAATCGTCATATGGGTAAGTTGCGGGACCTTCACCTCGTGCCCATGAATTGCCAGACGCATTGCCAAAAAGGCAGAGATCATCGCGACCGCGACCATCGCCATGGCTCCCAGCACGATATTGAAGAAGCGCCGTACTGCGCTCCAGCCTATAAAACGAACCCGCACCTTCATCGCTTATTGTCCGTCGCCGGTTCCGGGTGAATCAGCAGGCGATCCACCTCGGGTGCATCCAGTTTAAATGCTCCCTCCAGGGCCGTGATAATCGCATGGACCTTCGCCATCGGAAGATCATCCGGCAATGTGCAGTGACAATTCACCTGCAGGTGTGCTCCCATCCGAGTCACGATAACGTCATGGATGTCGAGAATCTCAGGAAAGGTTGCTGCTGCCCGGCGGAGCCTTACCTCGAGCTGCCGATCGCGTTCCTGCGACTCCGGTTGTTCAATCGTTGCAGGCTCACTCTCGATGTGAGTCAGGATAGAGGTCACATCCGGAATCTCGCGCCGAATCTCCGCTTCCAGTTGGGTAGCCAGTTCATGCGCCTGTTGCAGATACATATTCTCATCGACTTCGAGATGCTGTTCGACCTGAAGATGTCCGCCTACACGCTGCACAGTTACGTCATGGATGGTCAGGTTCATGCGCGCCGCAACGGCACGAATGCGGTCGTGAATACTCTCCGTACCTGGGGCCATCGGAACGGTATGGACAACAACATCGGCTCGTGGGAGATGCCGCTTAACGACGGCGGTAGCCTCCCGTGTGATTTGTTCTGTTCGTTGAAAGGTCAGGTTCCTTGCTAGTCCAAGCGTCAGATCCGCGAAGGTGTCCGAACCGGATTGCCGCGTCCGCAGGCGGTTGACGGCTAGTACTCCATTGATCGCCTTCAGGTCGTTCTCAAACTCCTTTCTCATCGCCTCGCGGCTCTCTTTCGGAGTTGCGTCCAGAAGAGCATCAATCGTTCGCCGCACCAGCTTCCAGGTCACGTAGAGGATGATTCCTGAGACGATCAACGCTGCGATCGGATCGGCCAGTTCAAGAGTGCGAATGTTCCAGTGCGTGCCAGTGAAGGCCGCAGCCAGACCAATCAGCACGGCCAGCGAAGACCAGATATCCGTACCGAAGTGAATTGCATCGGCCTCGAGCGCCTGACTTGCCGATTCGTTGGCGATCTTATGAAGTTTGCGCGAGCGGGTGTAGTCCACTAGGATGGCCAGAATCAGCACCGCAAATGGCCAGATTGAGGGTGTGAGAGAAAGTCGTTCCCTAAATGTAATTCGGCGGATAGCTTCGGTCACAATCCAGATGCACGAACCCAGCATCAACACGCATTCGATAAATGCTGAAAGGCTTTCTACCTTGCCATGGCCGTAGTTATGAGTGTCGTCGGCAGGACGGTCGGCCATTTGGACGGAGAAAAGAGTAATTCCTGCTGCAACCAGATCCACTGTCGAGTGGGCGGCCTCCGAAAGCATACCCAGCGATCCGGTGAGGAGTCCGGTAACGAACTTCAGCACCGTAATCCCTAGCGCTGCCAGCACAGAAAACAATGCGGCTGAGCGCTTCTCTCTAGAAGTCGGACGCGGTTTTTCGGACATGGCCGTATAGCTCATGGAGACTCAATCCTACCGTGCCTGTCGCCTGCTGTGCACTATGGTTTTGTCGCGCGATATAAGCCTGCTGTGCCGAAGGTATAACCCGCCCAAGTCGCATCCTGAAATCCCGTGGAGCGGATCATCTCCAACATCCTCGCCGGTCGTGGAAAACGACCTACCGAGTCGGGAAGATAGCGGTATGCTTCGGCATCGCCTGAGATCATGCCACCCACACGGGGAAGCACATGCTTGAAGTAGAGGTTGTAGAGAGAACCTGCAAGGCCCTCGGGTTGGTTGAAGTCCAGAATCCCGATCTGACCACCCGGCGCCAGTACACGGTAAAGCTCTGCCAGCCCCTCTTCGTAGTTGGAGAGATTCCGGAAACCAAAGGCCGATACGACCAACGTGAGTGAGCTATCGCTTATTGGCAGATGAAGCGCATCAGCCTGAATTGCGCGGATATTCTGCCCGGAAAATTTTTCCTGACCGCGTACCAGCATCTCGTGGGAAAAATCGACAGCCAGCACTGGAGCTTCGCCTGCACCGGCAGGACGGTACTTCATCAGCGCCAGCGTCATGTCCCCGGTGCCGCAGCATAGATCCAGCACAACGGCCTCAGGACGACGCAGCACATCACGGAAGCTCTTCGCTGCCCGTGTCCACCACCAGCGGTCGACCCCCATGGAGAGTAGATGATTCAGCAGGTCATACTTCGGAGCAATCGAATCGAACATCTGCTGCACGTTGGCTGCGGCAGATTCCTGTGTCGTCGCGCCAGTAGGGCGCGCTCCCAGGGAAACCTCGTGCTCCAGCCGCGCCTGTTGTTCTGCCATTACGTGCGCTTCCTTCTGGAAAGATCTTTACTCTGTCCGCGCATCAGCGCCAGCATCCACTCTGCGGCAGCCAGCATCTCGTCGCGAGTTACATCGCGCACGATCGTGACTTCGCCGATCTTGAGCGGCAGGATAAAACTCAAGGTGCCGCTGCGATTTTTCTTGTCGTTGGTGGTTAGCGCTACTAGTTTTGCCGCTGTTGCTTTGAAGCCACTCATAGGGCCATAGCGCAAGATGAGCCGGATGATGCGATCGGCCTCGGCTTCAGAGATCATTCCGCGTATCAGTCCAAGCCTTGTCGCTGCAATGCTTCCCCAACCGACAGCTTCACCGTGCAATAGCTGCTTGTACCCTGTTGCGGCTTCGATCGCATGACCCAGTGTATGGCCATAGTTTAGGATCATCCGCAGCCCTGATTCGCGCTCGTCATTGGCAACAACGTCGGCTTTTACTCGCACGCTCGCCGCGACAACGTTCGTCAGAGCCTTCACCTCTCCGCGCAGGACCTCGTTGGCATGAGCTTCCAGATACCGGAACAATCGTGCATCCCGGATAATCCCTGCCTTGACGGACTCCTGCAATCCGGCTCGCAACTCTGTCGCAGGGAGCGTCTTCAGCAGATCGGTATCGGCAAAGACTGCCAGAGGGTGATGAAAGCTTCCCACCAGATTCTTTCCCGCGGCAAGATTGACCCCGGTTTTGCCGCCGATGGAGGAGTCTACCTGTGCGAGCAGCGTCGTCGGTACCTGCACATAGGACACGCCGCGCATGTAGATCGCCGCCAGGAATCCCGTTACGTCTCCCACAACGCCGCCACCGAAGGCCATCAGAAGGGAATCGCGGTCAGCTCCTGCGGCGGCAAGCTGTTCCAGCAGAGATTCCAGCGTGCGCAGACGTTTATGTCTCTCGCCTGCGGGAAGAAACAGCACTGTTGGCTGTTCCTGTTTGCCAAAGGCGGCTAATACCTTTCGCCCCCAAAGTCCCCAGATCTCAGGTGAGGTGACGATAAACGTACGGAAGGGCTTGCCCTTCTTTAATTTCTTCAACCGTGCCGGGAGCGTCTTCAGCAATCCCGAGGCGATCACGATCTCATAGCTTGCGCTGGGTGTCTTGAGTTGAATCGAAGGCACAATACCTTCATCCTATCGTAAGAATTTCCATCCAGCCTGCCAGAACGGGTAGCATCAAGAGGAGGAGAGGCCGTGCCATCTGTAGCATCATCTGTCGGTTCCAACCCTTCTGACCCACGCGGACATCATGTCGATTTTCTTGTTATAGGAGCTGGAATCGCCGGTCTCAGCGCAGCAATTCGTCTGGCTGGCGTCGGCTCTGTTCTGGTCGTAACTAAAGAGGAATTGGCCGAATCCAACACTTCCTACGCCCAAGGAGGCATCGCCGTCGCGATGGGCGGCGATGAAGATGTAGCTCTTCATCTAGACGATACGCTTGCTGCAGGCGACGGTCTTGTCGAGAAAGAATCGGCGCGCCTCCTGGTAGAGCAAGGACCTGTCCGCGTACAGGAACTCCTGGAATGGGGAACCAGCTTCGACCGTGAGAATGGCCAGCTGATGTTGACTCGCGAAGGCGC
This portion of the Edaphobacter sp. 4G125 genome encodes:
- the fmt gene encoding methionyl-tRNA formyltransferase, which encodes MKLVFCGTPQFAVPTLEAALAAGHEIALVLTQPDRPVGRDQKLQVPPVKQTALAHGIPVLQPDKIKNNTELRERLEAIAPDAILVVAYGRIIPQWMLDLPRYGNINLHGSLLPKYRGAAPIQWTVANGETVTGVTTMRLDAGLDTGPMLLAQAVPVREDETAVDVYENLAAVGAPLMVETLRRLKAGDLFPTSQEHAVASHAPILTREDGKIDFSRTAKQIYDRWRGFQPWPGAFTTLNGKKLIIHRMHPVEEHSLADPGVVRIEASTLFVACGSYTTLVLDEVQLEGKRRMLAAELLRGYSINSGERLGE
- a CDS encoding AraC family transcriptional regulator yields the protein MHLQISGDDRMQWWSGGRHGTENTFPGSIMLVPAGTQDRELWHGSSERLILSLSPEFLEQVAANAGAKTPEFIPRWSLQNASLQYLLFEMGREAAEGWPLGRLYADLTATSLVSLLLRHHAADPMDFRTLRGGLPMPQLRRAMEYISTNLDRDLNLEEIAHEVSLSSFHFAREFRALAGKTPYQYLLDQRMERAKDLLKNHVWSMQEIAAMVGFRSPVNFIRTFRQRIGTTPGEWRKHS
- a CDS encoding transcription antitermination factor NusB, whose translation is MPKSPIKSKPIAPARIAAFDILSQVAAGNGNSDDLLYSAATAKLSSEDRNLATALVLGTLRWQIALDARIQSQLQRPDQRLAEPVAIALRLGAFQLLHLDRIPPHAAINESVELTRFGGHPHAAGMVNAILRKLIGAKLPGQSIHENAAAIARRLAHPQWMVERWISQYGRADAIKICEADQVEPAEPVLFNDSSDTNLPRIDDGSRLVAELAAAAAPQVRLVWDACAAPGGKTLILAHRLPQAEILATDVSSRRLAAMRTRLASYSYTAKIQMEVVDASAPADSKQHFDLILADVPCSGTGTLARNPEIRLRLEPDGLIRHVGRQRKILRSALSRLALGGRLIYSTCSLESEECEQVVEAVLAEPEFASCVRLLPLAPWIDSLSAGGLLKKPLNGVVRGNALRTLPGVHSGDGFFAALMERIC
- a CDS encoding PASTA domain-containing protein — protein: MKVRVRFIGWSAVRRFFNIVLGAMAMVAVAMISAFLAMRLAIHGHEVKVPQLTHMTIAEASRKTSSMGLRLQLENRFYSPDIPAGQVLAQYPVVGATVRRQWPVRVTESLGTQQVSIPNLQGEGERAASINLRRLGLELGTVGHVAMPGSAGVVLAQSPAPGAEGVDRPRVSILLNDSTEDTTAAYVMPSLVGLTISGAYARAGAAGLRIVSAEDVTPTTPQSAPTGGASAPMMPMTPGIVVAQIPLAGHRVTRGDTVQISLTH
- a CDS encoding cation diffusion facilitator family transporter, which gives rise to MSYTAMSEKPRPTSREKRSAALFSVLAALGITVLKFVTGLLTGSLGMLSEAAHSTVDLVAAGITLFSVQMADRPADDTHNYGHGKVESLSAFIECVLMLGSCIWIVTEAIRRITFRERLSLTPSIWPFAVLILAILVDYTRSRKLHKIANESASQALEADAIHFGTDIWSSLAVLIGLAAAFTGTHWNIRTLELADPIAALIVSGIILYVTWKLVRRTIDALLDATPKESREAMRKEFENDLKAINGVLAVNRLRTRQSGSDTFADLTLGLARNLTFQRTEQITREATAVVKRHLPRADVVVHTVPMAPGTESIHDRIRAVAARMNLTIHDVTVQRVGGHLQVEQHLEVDENMYLQQAHELATQLEAEIRREIPDVTSILTHIESEPATIEQPESQERDRQLEVRLRRAAATFPEILDIHDVIVTRMGAHLQVNCHCTLPDDLPMAKVHAIITALEGAFKLDAPEVDRLLIHPEPATDNKR
- the ubiE gene encoding bifunctional demethylmenaquinone methyltransferase/2-methoxy-6-polyprenyl-1,4-benzoquinol methylase UbiE is translated as MAEQQARLEHEVSLGARPTGATTQESAAANVQQMFDSIAPKYDLLNHLLSMGVDRWWWTRAAKSFRDVLRRPEAVVLDLCCGTGDMTLALMKYRPAGAGEAPVLAVDFSHEMLVRGQEKFSGQNIRAIQADALHLPISDSSLTLVVSAFGFRNLSNYEEGLAELYRVLAPGGQIGILDFNQPEGLAGSLYNLYFKHVLPRVGGMISGDAEAYRYLPDSVGRFPRPARMLEMIRSTGFQDATWAGYTFGTAGLYRATKP
- the aroB gene encoding 3-dehydroquinate synthase, coding for MPSIQLKTPSASYEIVIASGLLKTLPARLKKLKKGKPFRTFIVTSPEIWGLWGRKVLAAFGKQEQPTVLFLPAGERHKRLRTLESLLEQLAAAGADRDSLLMAFGGGVVGDVTGFLAAIYMRGVSYVQVPTTLLAQVDSSIGGKTGVNLAAGKNLVGSFHHPLAVFADTDLLKTLPATELRAGLQESVKAGIIRDARLFRYLEAHANEVLRGEVKALTNVVAASVRVKADVVANDERESGLRMILNYGHTLGHAIEAATGYKQLLHGEAVGWGSIAATRLGLIRGMISEAEADRIIRLILRYGPMSGFKATAAKLVALTTNDKKNRSGTLSFILPLKIGEVTIVRDVTRDEMLAAAEWMLALMRGQSKDLSRRKRT